In a genomic window of Deltaproteobacteria bacterium:
- a CDS encoding glycosyltransferase family 9 protein, which yields MSAASTSSRPLSLPVPFTPQRILIVLLGAIGDVTRALPLLTRLRRAYPQAHITWAVEPAAAALLDYHPALNEVLLYQRNRGSRTFFPFLRRIRDHHFDLVLDLQRHFKSGLVSWWSRAPVRVGFHRTNTKEGNWLFNTHTIEAIPDFSLKLGQYLKFAEALGLPDNGVSFDLRLRPEEEQKVETLLAGTPRPFAAFFLGSRWPSRFWFPQATAEVARVLQQEYGMGVVLVGGPSEVAFAQQVSEAMGTAVANLSGKTSLRDLIGIFHRARLAMGPDSGPMHIAAAMGIPVISLWGATSPIRSAPWNSEALVIQGEAACSPCYVRRCPIERACMRRITPEHVLSVARQILSEND from the coding sequence ATGTCTGCTGCATCTACGAGTTCGCGTCCGCTCTCACTTCCAGTTCCGTTCACTCCCCAACGTATTTTGATCGTCCTGCTTGGCGCGATCGGCGATGTCACGCGTGCGTTGCCTTTGCTCACACGATTACGACGAGCATATCCTCAAGCTCATATTACTTGGGCAGTCGAACCAGCGGCCGCAGCGTTGCTCGATTACCATCCTGCTCTTAATGAGGTTCTGCTCTATCAACGCAACCGAGGCTCACGAACGTTCTTCCCGTTTCTACGTAGGATTCGTGATCATCATTTTGATCTCGTGCTCGATCTCCAACGTCACTTCAAAAGTGGGCTGGTCAGTTGGTGGTCGCGTGCTCCAGTGCGAGTTGGTTTTCATCGTACCAATACTAAAGAAGGAAACTGGCTGTTCAATACTCACACAATCGAAGCCATCCCCGATTTCTCGCTGAAACTGGGACAGTACCTCAAGTTTGCTGAAGCCCTGGGGTTACCAGACAACGGCGTCTCGTTTGACCTCCGCCTTCGACCAGAAGAGGAGCAGAAAGTTGAGACCTTGCTTGCTGGGACCCCTCGTCCCTTTGCCGCCTTCTTTCTTGGCTCACGCTGGCCAAGCCGGTTCTGGTTCCCGCAGGCAACGGCAGAGGTAGCGCGGGTGTTACAACAGGAATATGGTATGGGCGTCGTGCTGGTGGGCGGACCGAGTGAAGTCGCATTCGCGCAGCAGGTCAGCGAGGCAATGGGGACGGCGGTGGCGAATCTGAGCGGCAAAACTTCGCTCCGTGATTTGATTGGCATCTTTCATCGGGCACGTCTGGCGATGGGACCAGACTCGGGGCCAATGCATATTGCTGCTGCGATGGGCATCCCTGTCATCTCGTTGTGGGGAGCAACAAGTCCGATACGCTCAGCGCCGTGGAATTCCGAAGCCTTGGTCATTCAAGGTGAAGCCGCATGTAGTCCATGCTATGTTCGGCGTTGCCCGATTGAGCGTGCGTGTATGCGACGGATAACTCCAGAGCACGTGCTTTCGGTCGCTCGTCAGATACTGAGTGAGAATGATTAA